CCGATTCGATCGCGCCGCTTGCGGACGCCGGTCACAACCTGAGCGACGTCCTCGGGCTATTGCTGGCCTGCGGCGCCAACCTTTTAAGCATGCGCACTCCGACCCACCGTAGCACCTATGGATGGAAAAGCTCGACCCTGCTCGCGGCCCTCGCCAATGCGATCGTTCTTCTGGTTGCGGTGGGAGGCATTGCGTGGGAGTCGATCCGACGATTCAGCCATCCTCAACTGGTCGAGGGGCATGTCGTTGTGGTGGTGGCCGCCATCGGAGTGGCCATCAATACGGCGACGGCCCTGCTGTTCGTAGCGGGCCGGGAAAGAGATCTGAACATACGCGGCGCGTTCCTTCATATGGCCGCGGACGCCGGAGTGTCTTTAGGAGTGGTTGTGGCGGGCATCGCGATCAGCTTCCTCGGGTGGTTATGGATCGACCCGGTAGTGGGCCTGACCATTGCGGCGATCATTCTTATCGGAACCTGGCGGCTGTTTCGGGAGTCTTTCGATCTGGTGCTGCACGCAGTGCCGCGTAGTGCCGCGTGAAATCGATGCGGAAGCCATTACCGGGTATCTTTCCAACCTTCCGGGCGTCGAATCGGTTCACGACGTACACGTGTGGGCCATGAGTACGACGGAGACCGCCATGACGGCGCACCTGATACGACCGGAGGCGGGAAACGACGACACTCTGTTGTCGCAGATACGTACGGAGCTGCATGACCGATTCGGCATCGAGCATGTGACGTTACAGATCGAGCGAAGCGATATCCATGCGGAGTGCGGATTGGAATGTTACCCACCAAAGAACCTCGCGCGAGTAGATATAGGGAATACCAAATAACCGCATCCCTCCTTGCGGCCTGCAACAACCCGGCTTTTTCAACGGGCTGATAAGGCCATGTTTTTCAGCCGGCCGGCCTCTTCCTCACGATCACGGTCGGAGCAAGAAAACGATCCGGAATTGAGAAAACGGACTCCGATGGGTCCCGAGATCCGCACCCACACCAAGGAAATTTGCCTTTATCGAGGGTGACCGTATACAATAGGTATAGGGTTCTCCCGATTCGCCCGTAGCATACAGTATGGGGGCCTGCTCTGCGTATGTACGGGTTTGCCCCTGCCGGCGGACCCATCACCCTTCGAAAAGTGTCCAGGCGAGTGGAAACCAACCATGCCGGAAGAGCTCGACATACGGGTATCCGAAGACTTCAAAAGGCTCGCCGACCAGCTCCAGGACGCCATTTATCACTATGACGTGGCTTCCCGCACGTTCATATTCATGAACAAGAGCAGCGGGAGGCTGTTGGATTATGACGATTCCGAGTTTGCCCGTGTGGTGACCCCGAAAACCATATTGCTTCACATCCATCCAGAGGATAGGGAGGCGGTTCGAAAAGCCTCGGCGGATTCGCTTAAACCCGGCTTCGAGAGGGGTGAGATCGAGTACCGTTTCCTCCATCCCGACGGGTCTGTCCGGTGGATGCACGATCGATGGGTGGTTTTGCGCGATGCTTCCGGCGCGGCTAAGGCCATCGAAGGGATCGTGCGGGACATTACCAGACTCAAAGAGACCGAAAAGGCGCTGTTGGAATACGAACGGCGGTTTCGGCGCATTGCGGAGATGTCTCCCTTCCCCATATCCGTCATCGACGACCAGGGGCGATACTTGTACGTCAACCGGAAGTTCATCGAGATTTTCGGTTACACGCTGGAGGACATCCCGACCGGAGGAGAGTGGTTTCGTCGCGCCTTTCCGGATGCGGAGTATCGCCGGCAAGCGCGGGCGGCCTGGATATCCGACATGAAGGCCGGCGCGCAGTGTGAGGTGGACCCTCGTGAATTTCGCGTGACGTGCAAGGATGGAACGGTCCGGTACGTAAGGTTTCGGCCCGTGGTGATCGAGGATGACACGCTGTTTATCATGTACGAGGATCTCACGGAGCGCAAACAAGCCGAGAAAGAGATCCGGCGTCTTTCCCGGGAGCTGATCAGCACCCAGGAGGTCGCGTGTAAACGGCTGGCCCAGGACCTGCACGACGAATGCGGTCAGGCTCTTACCGCTCTTCATTTAGGGATGGAAGCGTTGCGGGGTTCCCTCCCGCGCGAGTTCGAGAAGCAGAAGAAGCGGATTCAGGAGCTGACGGGGATCGTGGAGCGGCTGGGAGACACCATAAGGAACATTTCTCACGAGCTGCGGCCGGAGATGCTGGACGATCTGGGACTCGTACCGGCGCTGGCCTGGTATATAAAAGAGTTCATGCGGCGAGCGCCCGGACTCGATGTGGATTTTAAAGCGCTCGGTTTCAAGAAACGCCTGGACCCTGCGTTGGAGATCGCTTTGTATCGCATGGTTCAGGAAGGCCTCACCAACATCGCAAGGCACGCCGGGGCCCGGCATGCCGAGGTGATCCTCACCCTGAGTCACCCCAACGTCATCCTGACTGTGAAGGACGACGGCGTGGGATTGGGGGACGTGTCTTCGGCGAGCCACCGGGGCATCGGACTTTTGGGGATGCGGGAACGGGTGGCGTCGTTGGGCGGCTCCATCGAGATCCGATCCGGGAGAGGGAAAGGAACCGTGCTTCGCGCGGAGCTTCCCCTCGAGGCAAGACACATATGCGCAAGATACGCGTGCTCATAGCGGATGATCATTCCATTGTCCGGGAAGGGTTGCGCCAGCTCGTCAACAGCCAGCCGGATATGGAGGTCGTGGCGGAGGCGGAGGATGGCCGGGAGGCGCTGCGGTTGGCCAAATCCATTGGTCCCGACGTGGCGCTGATCGACATTGCCATGCCCCAGCTCTCGGGCATCGAGGTAGTTCGCCTGCTGAAAGAGACAACACCCGAGACCCGAGTGGTGGTTCTTTCCATGCACAAGAAAGAGGCCTACGTTCACGAAGTGCTCTCCTGCGGAGCGCTGGGCTACGTGCTCAAAGCCTCTCCGAGCAACGAGGTGGTTGACGCCATCCGGGCGGCGCACCGGTCGGAGTACTACCTGAGTTCCAAGATTCAAGCCGACGTAGTGGATACTTACCTGAGAATCGGAGAGCGACGGGTAGGTGAGCGGACGTACGACCTGCTGAGCGAACGCGAGCAACAGGTGTTCCGGCTGGTGGTGGAAGGCCATTCGAGCCGCGAGATCGGAGATTTGCTGTGTATCAGCCCGAAAACCGTGGAAAAACATCGCAGCAACATCATGAAGAAACTGGACCTGTACGACTTGCCCGGCATGGTCAAGTACGCCGTGAAGATCGGGCTCATCGATCCGGAGCTTTGAGGACAATCATTCATGGGGTATACGTTTGAAATCCCGCCGGAGGCGAGACCCTTTACCCTTTCAAAAACCCTTCAGGCCGGCGTCATCCTTCGGGAGACGCTCGCAAGATAACAGCCGTTTTGCGGAGGCGCGAGGCCTCTTTCCCCTCGGATTTGTTTAGGTGCGCCCCGGTCTTGATTCGTCATCCCGTCCACAATCGCTCCCATGAATTGAAGCGCGCGACCATCCGTCACTTCGAAGTAGGGATTTTCTCCGTTCAATACGGGAGTTCCCCCATAGACAGGACTCCGGTGTTCCGTCTATAGAAACGGTCCCATGAGCCAAAGAGCGAGTCATGCGTATGTTGAAAGCAGAGAGAAGGGATCGATGGAGGAGCGACAGGTGACCACGGGAATCGTGGCGCCGGAAGACGTATTGGACGCCGTGGCCCTTATGGCGCACGATATCCGGAGTCCTTTGGTCTCCATGGCGGCGATGGTGAAGCTAATCCTTCGCGGCGCGTACGGCGGAACGGATGGTCCTCTCGGAAACATACTTTCCGACCTTTATCGGAGGATCGGGAGACTCATCGGGATCACCGAGGATTGCATGGGCAAGGTGTCCGTGCTCAACGGCGCGGTGCATATCGAGTATACGGAGCTGGACTTGCGATATGATGTGGTCGAACCCGTGCTCGAGGAACTGGCGGCGGAGATCCGGGACTCCCATGTTTCCATGGACAGGCAAACCTGCATTACACCGTTCCACGGGATCTTCGTACGTGGAAACCGATTCTGGATGAAAGCGGTGTTACGGAATCTTCTGGTTAACGCCATAAAGTTCGGCGGAAAGGGTTGTACGATAGCGCTGGGGTGTCGGGTATGCGGGTCGCATGTTCGCTGCCATGTGTACAACAGCGGCAAGCCGATTCCGGACGAGCTCCGGGGCCGTCTGTTCACCGGATTCTGCAAGATCAGCCACAACGGCGGACACGCTTCCAACGGCATCGGGTTGGGGCTGCACCTGACCTACAAGGTGCTCAGGCAGCACGGCGGGGATATCCGGTACGAGCCGGAACCGGGAGGCTCCAACTTTGTATTCACCTTGCCCGTGACGATAAAGCCGCAGGGCGGTGTTCCACGATCGGAAAGCGCGCAGGTGGACGTGCGTCGAATATTCCGGATTTCAAAACAGGAGGTCCATATGAACATGAGAGAGCTGAAGGTGAAGGCCAAGGCCCTGGGAATCCAGGCAAAGAACCCAAAGAAGGTGGATTTGATCCGACTGATTCAGCGCGCGGAAGGCAATTTCGATTGTTTCGGCAGAGCCGAAGAATACTGCGACCAGCTGGATTGCTGTTTCCGAAGCGACTGTTTGATCGACCACGGATGAACCCTATGAACGTCGGAGAAAAGGCTCGTGGCTTCCAACTTCAAAATTCTTGTGCATCGCAACAGCGATAGCTTACATCTAAAACTGATCGGTGACTTTGACGGCACCTCGGCCCACGAAGTGCTCAACGCTTTAGACAAGAACGCTCATGGAGTACGAAAGGTGTACATCCATACGTCCTGCCTCAAGGAGGTGTCCCCTTTTGGGCGCGATGTGTTTCGCAGCCGTATATCCGCCGCCAACGGCGGACTGA
This Deltaproteobacteria bacterium DNA region includes the following protein-coding sequences:
- a CDS encoding PAS domain S-box protein; its protein translation is MPEELDIRVSEDFKRLADQLQDAIYHYDVASRTFIFMNKSSGRLLDYDDSEFARVVTPKTILLHIHPEDREAVRKASADSLKPGFERGEIEYRFLHPDGSVRWMHDRWVVLRDASGAAKAIEGIVRDITRLKETEKALLEYERRFRRIAEMSPFPISVIDDQGRYLYVNRKFIEIFGYTLEDIPTGGEWFRRAFPDAEYRRQARAAWISDMKAGAQCEVDPREFRVTCKDGTVRYVRFRPVVIEDDTLFIMYEDLTERKQAEKEIRRLSRELISTQEVACKRLAQDLHDECGQALTALHLGMEALRGSLPREFEKQKKRIQELTGIVERLGDTIRNISHELRPEMLDDLGLVPALAWYIKEFMRRAPGLDVDFKALGFKKRLDPALEIALYRMVQEGLTNIARHAGARHAEVILTLSHPNVILTVKDDGVGLGDVSSASHRGIGLLGMRERVASLGGSIEIRSGRGKGTVLRAELPLEARHICARYACS
- a CDS encoding response regulator transcription factor, with the translated sequence MRKIRVLIADDHSIVREGLRQLVNSQPDMEVVAEAEDGREALRLAKSIGPDVALIDIAMPQLSGIEVVRLLKETTPETRVVVLSMHKKEAYVHEVLSCGALGYVLKASPSNEVVDAIRAAHRSEYYLSSKIQADVVDTYLRIGERRVGERTYDLLSEREQQVFRLVVEGHSSREIGDLLCISPKTVEKHRSNIMKKLDLYDLPGMVKYAVKIGLIDPEL
- a CDS encoding HAMP domain-containing histidine kinase → MEERQVTTGIVAPEDVLDAVALMAHDIRSPLVSMAAMVKLILRGAYGGTDGPLGNILSDLYRRIGRLIGITEDCMGKVSVLNGAVHIEYTELDLRYDVVEPVLEELAAEIRDSHVSMDRQTCITPFHGIFVRGNRFWMKAVLRNLLVNAIKFGGKGCTIALGCRVCGSHVRCHVYNSGKPIPDELRGRLFTGFCKISHNGGHASNGIGLGLHLTYKVLRQHGGDIRYEPEPGGSNFVFTLPVTIKPQGGVPRSESAQVDVRRIFRISKQEVHMNMRELKVKAKALGIQAKNPKKVDLIRLIQRAEGNFDCFGRAEEYCDQLDCCFRSDCLIDHG